A genomic segment from Neodiprion lecontei isolate iyNeoLeco1 chromosome 1, iyNeoLeco1.1, whole genome shotgun sequence encodes:
- the LOC107219837 gene encoding endocuticle structural glycoprotein SgAbd-2, with protein sequence MKIFIIAVFGLVAVAQAQYNRYNPQYNYNTNGGRNWAILKQNQDSSPDGSYAYSYDTENGISVAEQGQPKSFGPGNQVEVVRGQFSYSAPDGTPITVTYYADETGFHPSGAHLPTPPPIPRAIQKSLAFNAAHPEPQTPYRRY encoded by the exons ATGAAGATCTTC ATTATAGCGGTATTTGGACTCGTGGCGGTGGCCCAGGCGCAGTACAACAGGTACAACCCTCAGTATAACTACAACACCAACGGGGGTAGAAATTGGGCGATCCTCAAGCAGAACCAGGACAGCTCTCCGGATGGCTCGTACGCTTACAG CTACGACACGGAGAACGGAATTTCCGTCGCCGAGCAGGGACAACCGAAGAGCTTCGGACCCGGCAACCAAGTCGAGGTGGTCAGAGGCCAGTTCAGCTATTCGGCACCGGACGGCACCCCCATAACAGTGACGTACTACGCAGACGAAACCGGGTTCCATCCCAGCGGGGCCCACCTTCCGACACCGCCGCCAATCCCCCGGGCGATCCAGAAATCCCTGGCCTTCAACGCCGCGCATCCGGAGCCCCAGACGCCTTACAGGAGATACTGA